The following DNA comes from Vicinamibacterales bacterium.
CCGATCACGTTCTTGCGGACGAGGTCCAGGAGGATCAAGCGGCGTATCTCGTCGGCCAGGAACCTGTCGAAGACGCTGTTCGACCACGCCGTCTGCAGGCGCCGGCGCAGGTCGCGCGACACCTCGGCGCCGTCCACCCTGAGTTCGGTCGGCGGCCCCTGCTGGATCGTGTAGGTGAGGGCCACGGTGCCCGCGGTCTCGGTCCGCGTGCCCCGGACGCGCGCCTCGAGGTATCCACGGTCGTGGAAGTACTCACGGACGCGGTCCACGTCGTCACGCCACCGGATGAAATCGAACCGGCTGCCAGGGGTGAGCCGCAGCTGGCCCCGGATCGTGTTCTCCTCCGCCTGCGCGACGCCGTCGATGGACACCGTGCCGACGAGCGGCTCCTCGCGTCGAGACGCGGCGGGCGGCGCGGCGGCGCCGAAGGAGATGTCGTGCCGCACCGAATAGAGCCGGTCGGTGTTGTCGAGCGAGGTCGCGCGGAGCTCCACGCCCCGGAACGGCTGGTACAGCACGTACCCGGACAGCGCACCCTGGCCGATGCCCTGCGAGAGCACGACCTCGACATCCGGACGCAGCGCCTTGGACAGCGTCAGCCGCGTGGTGGGGTCCTGGATGTCGGCGATGAGGCCCGGATCCTGCCGGACGTCGCCCACGTCGAAGCCGCGTTCGACGCGCAGGCTGTCGAGGCCGATCGCGCGCCCGGTCACTCCGAGCAGCTCGCCCGACAGCAGCTGCAGCGCCCGTTCGCGGTTGAGCGAGCCCTCGCCCAGGAGCAGGCTCGCGAGGCTCGTGTCCGCGCTCGGATCGCTCGACACGACGCTGGTCTGGAGGCGATCCAGCGTGCCCGACAGCGTCAGCGTCTGCTCGGCGCCGCTGGACCGCGTCACCAGCGTGATGTTCAGGTCCGGCTCGATCGCATTGGGGTTCGTGAACGAGATCGTGCTCTGGCTGAGCCGGTACAGGCCGCCGAGCACGAACACCTCGCCGCCCTCGCGCAGTTCGACCCGGCCGGTCACCGCCGGTCGTTCGCCCGTGCCCTGCAGCCGCAGGTTGGCGCCCGCCTCGAAACGGCCGTAGTTGTTGTCGATCACGAGGTCGTCCTCCGTCGTGAGCGACAGGTCCAGCCGGAGGCGGCCGAGGTATCCGTCCTCGGCGGCCACGGCCGGGCGCGTCCCGTTGAAGGCGACGAGGGCGGGCAGGCTGATCGTGGCGCGGTAGGCGCCTCGCAGCACCCGCACGTCGCCACGCAGCGTGGGCTCGCCGGGCCCTGGAACGAACGTGAGCAGCGCGTCGACCTCGCTGTTGACGTTCGCCGGGTACTCGACGGCGACGCCCCGCACCTGGAGCACGAACTGGCCGGTGGGCTCCTCCACGCCGAGCACGCGCGCGGCGCCGCCGAGTTCGAAGTCGCCGCCGTTCAGCGAGCCGTGGACGTTCTCGGCCCTCACGGTGTCGCCGTCGAACACGAGCGCGCCGGTGGTGCCCGACGCGAGGACGACGGGATCGCGCAGCGACGCCTCGGCCTGGTCGAGCTCGATCCGGCCCGTCACCCGGGGTGCGGCGGTCGTGCCGCCCACCGCCAGGTCCACGATGGCCGCGCCGTCGAATGCCGTGGACGGCGCCAGCACCGAGAACGGACGCAGGAGCGGACGGCCGCTCACGCGCAGGTCGAGCGCGGTCGTCTCGGCCACCGTCACGGTTCCGGCCACGGTGACCGGGGCGCCGATGTTGAAGGCGACGTCGTCGAACGACAGCGAGCCGCCGTCGATCGAGAGCCGCGCCGGGCGCACCTGCGCGACCGGCACGCCCGCCGCCGTGCCGGCGGCCTCGTCGAGCACCAGCGTGCCGCGCACGCCGGCGAGCGTCAGCGCCCGGACGTCGAGGCCGAGCGTCGCCGACACGCGGCCCTCGAGGCGTGACAGGGCGTCGGCGGACAGCCACGGCGCCAGCGCCTGCTGCGTGAGTCCCCGTACCGACGCCTCCACGCGGCCAGCCGGGCCGTCCGCGCCGGGCTCGGCGGCCTCGACCATGGCGCGCGGGATGCGGGCGCGGCCCGTGATCTCGCCGCCCTGCCACGTCGCGCGGAGCCCGTCGACGGTCACGACCGCGCCGTCGTAGGCGGCGGTCGCCGACAACGCGCGCACCGGCGGCAGATCCTCGACGGCGACCGAGGCGTCGTCGAGCGTCAGTGTGGCCGTGGCGCGATCGAGCCCGCCGCGGCTCTCCCATTGGCCGCGGATCGCGCCCGACGCCGCGAGGCCTGGCGGCGCCAGCGCGAAGGCCCGCGCCAGGGCGACCACGTCGCCGAGCGTGCCGTCGACCGTGGCGCGCAGCGGCCGCTCGGCGGGATCGTCGAGCCGTCCCGACGCCTCGAGCGTCGTCGAACCGGCCCGTACCGCCAGATCGTCCACGCTGAACGACGCGGGGCGCAGCGTGAGCCTCGCCGGACGCTCCAGGGTGACGGGCAATCCGCCGACCGACAGTTCCACCGTCTGGAGGTTCACGAACCCCTGCGCGCTGGACGGATCGTCGAGCCGGCCCTCGAACGACGCGCTCATGCCGACGGTGCCCGAGATCGCCTCGGGCAGCGCGCCGATCGCCAGCGCGACCGGCTGCACGTCGAGCGCGCTCACGGCCGCCACGCCGCGATACGTGTACGGCGCGTGCGGATCGAGCGTGGCCTGCACCAGCGTCCGCACGTTGGGCAGGAACGCCGTCGCGTTCAGCAGCCCACCCGAGAACTGGAAGCGGACGTCCGCATCGCCGAGCAGGTCGCCGATGGACCCGCCGATCGGCGTCAGGATGAGCGAGCCGCTGCCGCCCGGCGCGGCGAGCGTGCCCGCGCCGGAGAAGGCGACGTTGGCCCGCACCGCCTCGATGGACGCGCCGTCGATCGGCCGCTCCACTCGGAGATCGCGCCCGTCGATCGTGAGGTCGTAGGCGCCCGTCGCGTAATCGATGCGGCCGCTGGCCGTGAGCGTGCCCGGGTCCTGCGTCACCGACAGCCGGGACACCTGCAGCGAGGTACCGAGCAGGCGCGCGTCCGCGTGGACCGTGCCGAGCCGCTGGCCTTCCACCATCACGGTGGTGGAGTCGAGCGTCAGCGGCACGTCCGGCACGTCGGTGGTGCCGCCGATGGTCCCGTGCAGCGCCAGCGTGCCGCTCGCGTCGGTCCCGGGACGCACGACGTCGAGCAGGCTGCTCAGGTCGTCGGCGTCGGCGTCGAACCGGCCGGCGAGCCGTCCGGAGTCGAGGCGCGCCGTGACCTCCCCCGACGCGTGGGCGCCAGGCGTCGTGAACTCGAAGGGTCCCGCCGCGAGGGCCTCACCGTCGTACGCGACCTCGGCCTCGAGCGACGCGGCCTGACCGGACGGCAGCGTGAGCGCCCGCGCCTCCAACCGGCCGCTCAGGCCCGGGCGCTCCAGCGTGCCCTGCATGGAGAAGCGCCCTTCCGCCGCTCCCGAGATCTGCGCGATCCCGTCGGGCACGGCGAAACCGGCGCGAACCGCGGCGGCCGCGGCCCGGCCCACGTCGCCGATGTCGACATCGAGAGGGCCCGAGAGCGGGGACGCCGCCGGCGTGGCGGCATCGGGCCACGACACCGTGCCCGACGCACGGACGGTGTCGAGCACGCGGTGATCGTGCTGCACGGTCCAGCGATCGCGATCGAGCACGGCCGTCCACGTCCCCGCCACCGGAACCCTGTTGGCGCGGGTCAGCGGTCGGCTCACGCCCGTCGCGTGCAGCGACATCGGCGCTTCGGGCGACGCCAGTTGGATGGCGACACGGCCATCCTCACGGGCGGCCACTGCGACGGGGTCCGCATCCCCCGCGGCCACGGCGACGTCGAGATCCACGTCGTGGAACGTCGCCGTCATGTCGCTCGACCGGGTCTCGAAGGTGTAGGTGAACGCGCCGTCGATGACGCCGGCGGGGTCCGCGGCCCCGGGCGCCGGCGCCGTCACCGCGAACGGCCGCACGTCCGCGCGCTCGGGCGTCAGGCGCAGATCCCCCTTCACCCGAAGGCCGGCGGCACGCCCGACCTGGAGGGCGTCCGACGAGAACGACGCCGTCAGCACGTACTCGCCGAGCGGTCCGGTCATGCCGCCCTCGAAGGTGCCGGCGCCCGTCACGGGCGTCGGGGGCGGCGTCCACGCCGCGAGCGCGGCGAAGTCGAGCGACCCCTCGAGCGTGAGCGCGAGCCGCGTGTCGTCGAGGACGCGCTCGACGCGGCCGCCGACGACGATCCGGCCCTCCGGCAGCGGCACGGTCAGCGCCTGCAGCGAGACGTTCGATCCGTCGAACGCGAGGCGGCCCTCGATCGCGCCGCTGGTCGTGTCGTGCCCGGCGAGCCGCACGTGGAGCCGTTCCGCCCGCAGCGATCCGCTGGCTCCGGCGAACACGCGAATCACCCGCTCGTCGAGCGCGGCCGTGATGCCGCGGACGTTGACCTCCGCGTCGGCCGTGCGATCCACGTAGTCCAGGTCGAGCGCCGCGAGACGCAGACCGCGCACGTCGAACCGGCGCGGCTGCAGCGGCGGCGGATCGCCGGACGACGGAGGCAGGTTGACGAGGACGCCGTCCTCGCGCACCAGGCGGACGTGGGCGTCCGACACGTCGAGCATCGACACGCGCACCGCGCCGGTCAGGACCGCCCACGGCAGGCGCACGTCGACGCGTCCCGCCGTGAAGAACGGGTCGTCGGCATGGCCCGTGGCCGCCAGCCGTACGCCCTCCAGGGTGATGCGCCGCGTGAACAGGTTGAGCTGCAGCCGGCCGGCCGAGAGGTCGATCGAGCGCGCAGCCGCCAGGCGGACGAGCCACTGGAGCCCCCAGCGGCCCGCGGCCGGCGTGTGCGCGAACACGACCAGCACGCCGACGAGCCCGACCAGCGTCGCGGCCGCCCATGCGAGGCGGCGCGGCACGTACACCTTCACCGTCCCATCATATGGTCCTGGCACGCGCGGCCGAGCACGCCCCGCGGGCTGTTACCATGTCAGCCAGGAGGGAGCATGAACGTTGGCAAGTGGCTCAAGTTCGGGTTCACGGTGGCGTTCAGCCTCGGAGCAGCGGCCTTCGGCCGGGGGCAGACCATGACGGAACTCAGGGTCGGCGATCAGGCGCCGAATTTCTCGCTTCGCGGCTCGGACGGCAAGACGCACACACTCGACGAGTACCGGGGCAAGAGCGCCGTGGTCCTCGCGTGGTTCCCGAAGGCGTTCACCGGCGGTTGAACGATCGAATGCAAGTCGCTCCGTGAGAGCGGCGACGCGATTCGGGCGTTCCAGGTGGCGCACTTCGCGGTGAGCGTGGACACGCCGGACGAGAACAAGAAGTTCGCCGAGCACGTCGAGGCGGACTACCCGATCCTCGCGGATCCGACCAAGGCCACGGCCACGGCGTACGGCGTGCTCGGCGCGTCGGGCGTCGCGAACCGGTGGACGTTCTACATCGGCCTGGACGGGAAGATTCAGTACATCGAGAAAGCCGTGAAGGTCGCCAGCGCGGGCCCCGACGTGGCGGCTCGGCTCGCCGCGCTGAACGTCGCCAAACGCTGACGTCGCCGTCTGACAAGGCACGGGACCAGCCGCCGCCGCGACTGGTCCCGTTGCTCCGTGATGGCGCGCCCACGCGCGGCAGCGCCGGGCTCCGCGCGATGCTCAGTGGCGGGCCGCGGTCAGGCCGTCCACGATCGCGCGCAGCTGCCGGACCTCATCGGTCAGCGCGGTGCGTTCCCGCTCCAGCCGCTGCACCTCCTCGATGAGGAGCGCCGGCAGCACGTGATACATCACCGTCGCCGGCTGGCCGTCGGCGTCGTAGGCGACCAGTTCCGGCAGCACCTCCGCCACTTCTTCCGCGATCAGGCCGTACTGCACGGGCTTGGTGCCGTCGGCGAACGGCTGCTTGTAGCGGAAGTGCACCGGCCGCAGCTGCTGCAGCCGCTCGCCGATCGTGCCCAGATCGTGGATGTCCTCCTTGAACCGGCGGGAGGAGCTGACGGTGCCGAGCTGCCCGGAGCTGTCGATCACCACGCCGACGGCGTTCGAAAAGGCGGTGGTGACGCCGCGGATGCCCATGACGAAGGCGCGCGTCTGGAGCCCGGTCCTGCCGATGCGGATCGTGCCGTCCTCGGAGCTGACGCCACTCGAGGAGATGTAGACGTTCTCGCTGCCCGTGACCAGCGTCCCGCCGCCGTTGTCGCCGAGCGCGACGTTGTTGGAGCCACCGTTCAGGTTGCGCAGCGCGAGGTAGCCGATCGCGGTGTTCCTGTCGTCGCTGGTGCTCGCGCCCAGCACCCCGTGGCCGATGCCGACGTTGAAGTTCCCGTCAGTGGTCGAGTCCAGGGTGCCGACGCCGAGCCCGACGTTCCGCTGCCCCGTCAGGTTGGCGCCGAGCGCGTCCAGTCCGACCGCGATGTTCTCGGGCGCGGTGGTGGCCGCGTCGAGCGCGCGCGATCCGACGGCGGTATTCGCGTTGCCGCCGAGCGTGACGCCCACGAGCGCGTGGTATCCCACCGCGACGTTGTCCTGACCGGGAGTCGCGCCTGCCATGGCGGCGTCACCGACGGCCGTGTCACGCTGCGCGGCCGTGTAGACCCCGTGCGTGTGATCGGCCCGCGCGGGGAACGGCGACGTGCCCGTGCCCGAGCCGTAGTCCACCGCGAGTGCAACGGCGCCCGCCGTGCCTCCGCCACTCAGTCCAAGGCCTGCCGTCACGGCCGTGATGTCGCCGGTGCCGACGTCGTCCACCTCGCAGGTCACCGAGCCGTCGCCCGCGATCTGCCGGATCGACTGACCCGCCGGACAGCCGCCAGACACGCGCGCCTGCACCGCCGACGGATTGACCGCCAGAGTCACGGCGCCCGAGGTCCCGCCTCCGGTCAGCCCGAGGCCCGCGTTCACGGCCGTGATGTCGCCGCCCGACGAGGCCGTGACCGACTCGCACGCCACGCTGCCGTCCTGGTTCACGCCCGACATCAACTCGCCCGACGGGCACGCCGTCGCGATGCGCTGCTGGATCTGGCTGGCATCCACGTCCACGGCTCCGATCGATCCATCCACGATCGCCGCGCTGTCCACCGTCGGCGCCGCCACCGGCCTCGGGCTGCCGCCGAGCGGCGCGGCCCCGAACACCAGCGTCCCGGTGGCGCCGGTGCTGTCCGTCCACGGACCGCCCAGCGTCGTCAGCGAGATCGTGCCGTCGATGTGCACGGGCTTTCCGCCCGGCGTCGCCACGACGGTCAGCCCCAGTCCGATGCTGCCGTCGGGATTCGGAAACGCCATCCCCACCACCGCGCCCCGCCGCGGCGCACCGCACTGGTCGTCGTAGCCGTCCAGCGTGTACACGGCGCCGTCCGCCGTGACGTTCACCGTCACCACGTTGCAGAACGGGCTCAGGGTCCAGCTGAACGAGCCCAGCGGCTGCGCGCCCGCCAGGCCCGCCGAGGCGGCCACCATTCCCACCGCCACCAGTGCCCGTCCGAGGATCTGTTGCATCGTCGATGCCTCCTGGACGGGATCGCGTCGTCCCGGCGGAATCCCGGACATCGCCGGACGTCGCGACGTGCGCGCGCTACTTGCGTTCAGGCCCCTCGGCACTTAGCGGCCCGGCGGCGGCCAGTGCCCGGTCCAGCGCCGCGCGGGCGTCGGTGATCCGCTGGTGGCCGGCGGGGTGCAGCGCCGTCCGGACGGCGAGGGCGCTCCGGTAGCTGCCGACGGCCTCGGCGGGGCGGTGCGCCAGCATCCAGTGATCGCCAAGGCCGCTGAGGGCGATGGCCGTGTAGACATCGCCCTCGCCGAAGGCCGCGCGCGCGATGCGCAGCTCCTCGGTCCGAAGCGTCAACGCCTCGTCCATCCGTCCCGCCGCCTCCAGCAGGCCGGCCAGCGCGCGTCTCGCGCCGAGCGCGATCGGGTTGCCCTCGCCGAGCGCGCCCACCGCGGACGCCAGCGCCGCGCGCTGCGTGGCCACGGCCTGCGCGGTGTAGCCCCGCTCCTGCTCGATGCTGGCCAGGGTCTGCGTGCTGATGGCGGTCTCGCGGTGCGTGGCGCCGTACAACCGCGTGAACATCTGGAGGCTCTGGCGGGCAAGCGCCTCGGCGTCGTCGAGCCGTCCCTGGTCGCGGACGTCGCGCGCGAGCTCGCCGAGGCACGTCGCGACGTCCTGGTGATCGCCGTCGTAGAGACTGCGCGCGAGTTCGAGCGCCTCGCGGTAGATCGGCTCGGCGCCGGGTGCGTCGCGCTGGAAGCGATGGCGGAGGCGCGCGAGCCCCATGAGCGCTTCGACCTTGGCCGGCGACGGATCGCGGATCGCCCGGCCGACCTCGACGGCCTCGCGCAGGTAGCGCTCGCCGAGCGCGAGATCCCCACTCCGGTGGTAGACCATTCCCAGCTCGTAGACGGCGGCCATCAGGTCGGCCGCCGGCGCCTCCGGCATGCGGCGCCACGTGTCCACGGCTTCCACGAGCAACGGGCGGGCGTCGGCGTTCCTGTTCTGGAAGCCGAGCGTACGGCCGAGGGCGACGAGCGTCCGCGCCAGGGCGTCGACGGGCGCCGAGAGCGTGCGCTGCAGGCTCAGCGCCTCGCGCAGACGACGTTCGGCGGCCTGGAAGTCGCTCCGCAGGATCA
Coding sequences within:
- a CDS encoding translocation/assembly module TamB domain-containing protein — encoded protein: MKVYVPRRLAWAAATLVGLVGVLVVFAHTPAAGRWGLQWLVRLAAARSIDLSAGRLQLNLFTRRITLEGVRLAATGHADDPFFTAGRVDVRLPWAVLTGAVRVSMLDVSDAHVRLVREDGVLVNLPPSSGDPPPLQPRRFDVRGLRLAALDLDYVDRTADAEVNVRGITAALDERVIRVFAGASGSLRAERLHVRLAGHDTTSGAIEGRLAFDGSNVSLQALTVPLPEGRIVVGGRVERVLDDTRLALTLEGSLDFAALAAWTPPPTPVTGAGTFEGGMTGPLGEYVLTASFSSDALQVGRAAGLRVKGDLRLTPERADVRPFAVTAPAPGAADPAGVIDGAFTYTFETRSSDMTATFHDVDLDVAVAAGDADPVAVAAREDGRVAIQLASPEAPMSLHATGVSRPLTRANRVPVAGTWTAVLDRDRWTVQHDHRVLDTVRASGTVSWPDAATPAASPLSGPLDVDIGDVGRAAAAAVRAGFAVPDGIAQISGAAEGRFSMQGTLERPGLSGRLEARALTLPSGQAASLEAEVAYDGEALAAGPFEFTTPGAHASGEVTARLDSGRLAGRFDADADDLSSLLDVVRPGTDASGTLALHGTIGGTTDVPDVPLTLDSTTVMVEGQRLGTVHADARLLGTSLQVSRLSVTQDPGTLTASGRIDYATGAYDLTIDGRDLRVERPIDGASIEAVRANVAFSGAGTLAAPGGSGSLILTPIGGSIGDLLGDADVRFQFSGGLLNATAFLPNVRTLVQATLDPHAPYTYRGVAAVSALDVQPVALAIGALPEAISGTVGMSASFEGRLDDPSSAQGFVNLQTVELSVGGLPVTLERPARLTLRPASFSVDDLAVRAGSTTLEASGRLDDPAERPLRATVDGTLGDVVALARAFALAPPGLAASGAIRGQWESRGGLDRATATLTLDDASVAVEDLPPVRALSATAAYDGAVVTVDGLRATWQGGEITGRARIPRAMVEAAEPGADGPAGRVEASVRGLTQQALAPWLSADALSRLEGRVSATLGLDVRALTLAGVRGTLVLDEAAGTAAGVPVAQVRPARLSIDGGSLSFDDVAFNIGAPVTVAGTVTVAETTALDLRVSGRPLLRPFSVLAPSTAFDGAAIVDLAVGGTTAAPRVTGRIELDQAEASLRDPVVLASGTTGALVFDGDTVRAENVHGSLNGGDFELGGAARVLGVEEPTGQFVLQVRGVAVEYPANVNSEVDALLTFVPGPGEPTLRGDVRVLRGAYRATISLPALVAFNGTRPAVAAEDGYLGRLRLDLSLTTEDDLVIDNNYGRFEAGANLRLQGTGERPAVTGRVELREGGEVFVLGGLYRLSQSTISFTNPNAIEPDLNITLVTRSSGAEQTLTLSGTLDRLQTSVVSSDPSADTSLASLLLGEGSLNRERALQLLSGELLGVTGRAIGLDSLRVERGFDVGDVRQDPGLIADIQDPTTRLTLSKALRPDVEVVLSQGIGQGALSGYVLYQPFRGVELRATSLDNTDRLYSVRHDISFGAAAPPAASRREEPLVGTVSIDGVAQAEENTIRGQLRLTPGSRFDFIRWRDDVDRVREYFHDRGYLEARVRGTRTETAGTVALTYTIQQGPPTELRVDGAEVSRDLRRRLQTAWSNSVFDRFLADEIRRLILLDLVRKNVIGAEVDTDVTEAPPVKVIHAVVRDGQTARARRIAYTGAAAFTPSELDEELAARGIGDQVWLEPRQLANALTDYYASQGYRAARITVSPPVVVDGRAELPVTVDEGPVTRVSSTTLEGSVDALAAETRPLVTALEGHPYRRVDVDAAARQIERRYQGHGYNDVRVTTRVAAPPDAVAAAVTFHVEPGPEQRLAGIVVTGTTRTRPQSVINALRLEPGEPVDLTRWAEARRRVFDTNVFRQVDVRPEVLSDPNPDGTEAVRARVTVTEWPAWRLRYGLQLDDRAPVDQGEDTSVNRKRDLGVVANLQNRNVFGRAFTFGIYGQAARRLQSTNAYLTFPTLFGRAVQTNVFASSSRQDVATDASNEFFLRRSRRQLSLEQRIRRGRSFEFAYGYRLKREIIDALDPEDPFYLAPLVGRLTTSAFFDRRDDPFNATRGWFGAFSAERVSEFESGADAVKVQGTYFDYRGVGPLLFASAVRVGGSFLGDLGFSERFYVGGSDTVRGYGEGLVGPKTFTGSARGGDALLILNEELRAPLYKWVRGVAFVDAGNVFASNGDIRLSTLQVGYGVGLRLHTPFSIFRIDLGIPTTGTRTFRWYFGLGQVF
- a CDS encoding peroxiredoxin; translated protein: MTELRVGDQAPNFSLRGSDGKTHTLDEYRGKSAVVLAWFPKAFTGGUTIECKSLRESGDAIRAFQVAHFAVSVDTPDENKKFAEHVEADYPILADPTKATATAYGVLGASGVANRWTFYIGLDGKIQYIEKAVKVASAGPDVAARLAALNVAKR
- a CDS encoding tail fiber domain-containing protein; this encodes MQQILGRALVAVGMVAASAGLAGAQPLGSFSWTLSPFCNVVTVNVTADGAVYTLDGYDDQCGAPRRGAVVGMAFPNPDGSIGLGLTVVATPGGKPVHIDGTISLTTLGGPWTDSTGATGTLVFGAAPLGGSPRPVAAPTVDSAAIVDGSIGAVDVDASQIQQRIATACPSGELMSGVNQDGSVACESVTASSGGDITAVNAGLGLTGGGTSGAVTLAVNPSAVQARVSGGCPAGQSIRQIAGDGSVTCEVDDVGTGDITAVTAGLGLSGGGTAGAVALAVDYGSGTGTSPFPARADHTHGVYTAAQRDTAVGDAAMAGATPGQDNVAVGYHALVGVTLGGNANTAVGSRALDAATTAPENIAVGLDALGANLTGQRNVGLGVGTLDSTTDGNFNVGIGHGVLGASTSDDRNTAIGYLALRNLNGGSNNVALGDNGGGTLVTGSENVYISSSGVSSEDGTIRIGRTGLQTRAFVMGIRGVTTAFSNAVGVVIDSSGQLGTVSSSRRFKEDIHDLGTIGERLQQLRPVHFRYKQPFADGTKPVQYGLIAEEVAEVLPELVAYDADGQPATVMYHVLPALLIEEVQRLERERTALTDEVRQLRAIVDGLTAARH